From the Selenomonas timonae genome, one window contains:
- a CDS encoding mechanosensitive ion channel family protein has protein sequence MTIFSHTIDFNTLIELLIVPVGIVLASLTVGIIVDQLIRRYINHHLDVEESTWKYVFVRSMHGVPIFFSFIIGLYWAIDAVEISPTLTKLLSYLLFTSNVFSITRVIARTVDGVVTMYFERSGRNLPKTTLLNSILIGVIYAMGLLVILQYYGISIAPILTAAGVGGMAVALALQETLANIFSGLHLILSKQLRIGDYIKLGSGEEGRVTDITWRFTTIIPLGASNTIVIPNKTIAGANITNYSLPTLNINISVPVGVAYDSDLATVERVTIETAKEVLARVDDNPNAEPLVRYTDFGDSSINFNVILPSSMFDHQGIIKHEFIKALTDRYRAESIDIPYPIQTIIQEKDEAAKTSPQEAAHAEK, from the coding sequence TTGACCATATTCTCACATACCATAGACTTCAACACGCTCATCGAGCTCCTGATCGTTCCCGTCGGCATCGTCCTCGCCTCGCTCACCGTCGGCATCATCGTCGACCAGCTCATCCGCCGCTACATCAACCATCATCTCGACGTTGAGGAGAGCACGTGGAAATACGTCTTCGTCCGTTCCATGCACGGCGTGCCGATCTTTTTCAGCTTCATCATCGGACTCTACTGGGCGATTGATGCCGTTGAGATCTCCCCGACACTCACCAAGCTGCTCTCGTATCTCCTCTTTACGAGCAACGTCTTCTCCATCACGCGTGTCATTGCGCGCACGGTGGACGGTGTTGTCACCATGTACTTTGAACGCTCGGGGAGAAACCTGCCCAAGACAACGCTGCTCAACAGCATCCTCATCGGGGTCATCTACGCCATGGGGCTGCTCGTCATCCTCCAATACTACGGCATCTCCATCGCTCCAATCCTGACGGCGGCAGGTGTCGGCGGTATGGCGGTCGCCCTTGCCCTGCAGGAGACGCTTGCCAATATCTTCTCCGGTCTCCACCTCATCCTCTCCAAGCAGCTGCGCATCGGCGACTACATCAAACTCGGCTCGGGCGAGGAGGGACGCGTCACGGACATCACATGGCGCTTTACCACCATCATCCCACTCGGCGCGAGTAACACCATCGTCATTCCGAACAAGACCATCGCGGGCGCAAACATCACGAATTACAGCCTACCCACGCTGAACATCAACATCAGCGTCCCCGTCGGGGTCGCGTATGACAGCGACCTCGCCACTGTCGAGCGCGTCACCATCGAGACGGCGAAGGAAGTGCTCGCACGCGTGGACGACAATCCGAACGCGGAGCCGCTCGTGCGCTACACGGACTTCGGCGACTCCTCCATCAACTTCAACGTCATTCTGCCCTCAAGTATGTTCGACCATCAGGGCATCATCAAGCACGAGTTCATCAAGGCGCTCACCGACCGCTACCGCGCGGAGAGCATCGACATCCCCTATCCCATCCAGACCATCATTCAGGAGAAGGATGAAGCGGCAAAAACTTCTCCACAGGAAGCTGCTCACGCAGAGAAGTAA
- a CDS encoding cytidine deaminase, with amino-acid sequence MNDKELIARAAEFRRHAYAPYSGFAVGAALLARSGRVYGGVNVENASYPVGICAERAAIAAAVTAGELEFEALAVIADSPEPCAPCGMCRQVLVEFPIKRIILANTRGDVRILTPAALLPHAFGAAALPTKETSHEDTDC; translated from the coding sequence ATGAACGATAAAGAACTGATCGCACGCGCGGCAGAGTTCCGCCGCCATGCCTACGCGCCCTACTCGGGATTCGCCGTTGGGGCAGCGCTCCTCGCACGGAGCGGCAGGGTCTACGGCGGCGTCAACGTCGAGAACGCCTCCTATCCCGTCGGCATCTGCGCCGAGCGCGCGGCAATCGCAGCTGCTGTCACAGCGGGTGAGCTGGAATTCGAGGCGCTTGCCGTCATTGCAGACAGCCCGGAACCATGTGCCCCCTGCGGCATGTGCCGCCAGGTGCTCGTGGAATTTCCAATCAAACGCATCATTCTCGCCAACACACGGGGCGACGTGCGCATACTCACACCTGCCGCGCTGCTTCCGCACGCCTTCGGCGCGGCGGCGCTGCCTACAAAGGAGACCTCTCATGAAGATACTGATTGTTGA
- a CDS encoding GNAT family N-acetyltransferase: MSEILKEGSRLRLRRAEIADVDYICALQEEKDNSDYIVPFSRADHETIVTQGRAAMDIIVEERESGECVGYLHVTGLLLASKEQEWTHVIIGKKGLSYGHEAMKLLKAWAFEDMGAHRAWLDCKDYNARALHLYESEGMVREALIRETILHRGVYENLVVLGILDREYHARKRAGLEL, from the coding sequence ATGTCTGAAATATTGAAAGAGGGTTCACGCCTGCGTCTGCGCCGCGCAGAGATTGCAGATGTCGACTACATCTGCGCCCTGCAGGAAGAAAAAGACAACAGCGACTACATCGTCCCGTTTTCACGCGCAGATCACGAGACGATCGTCACACAGGGACGCGCGGCGATGGACATCATTGTCGAAGAGCGCGAGAGCGGCGAATGTGTCGGCTATCTCCACGTCACGGGACTCCTGCTTGCCTCCAAGGAGCAGGAGTGGACACATGTCATCATCGGGAAGAAAGGGCTCAGTTACGGACACGAGGCGATGAAACTCCTGAAGGCGTGGGCGTTCGAGGATATGGGGGCGCACCGCGCGTGGCTCGACTGCAAGGACTACAACGCGCGCGCCCTGCATCTCTACGAGAGCGAGGGCATGGTGCGCGAGGCGCTGATCCGCGAGACGATCCTGCATCGCGGCGTCTACGAGAACCTCGTCGTGCTCGGTATTCTCGACCGCGAATATCACGCGCGCAAACGCGCGGGGTTGGAACTGTAG
- a CDS encoding thymidine phosphorylase, with protein sequence MNMYDIITKKKHGGELAADELSYIIDGYVAGEVPDYQVAALLMAICLRGMTIAETTALTKIMAASGDHVDLSAIAGHKIDKHSTGGVGDKTTFIVSPIVAACGCKAPKMSGRGLGHTGGTIDKLESIPGFRTNLSQDEFITVVKECGLSLIAQTGTLARADKLLYALRDVTATVDSIPLIASSIMSKKLASGADAVLLDVKVGRGAFMKTLEEARELAETMVAIGKTANFPTAALLTNMDAPLGNAVGNSLEVAEAVSVLRGAGPDDLRTVSLALAAGMLQLAGQGAFEECHARAENAIRSGAAFEALLRMTAAQGGDTAVLHDTANFPQARMQRTITADADGYLTRLDAEAVGRTAVLLGAGRMTKDSTINHAAGIILHKKYRDAITAGAPLATLYAESEEQIAAGAERFRAAFEIGAAAPAPMKLIYGAVDAEGWHER encoded by the coding sequence ATGAACATGTATGACATCATCACGAAGAAGAAGCACGGCGGCGAACTTGCTGCGGATGAGCTTTCCTATATCATAGACGGCTATGTTGCCGGAGAGGTTCCCGACTACCAGGTCGCGGCGCTCCTCATGGCAATCTGCCTGCGCGGCATGACGATCGCGGAGACCACCGCCCTCACCAAAATCATGGCGGCATCGGGCGACCACGTCGACCTCTCCGCCATCGCGGGGCACAAGATCGACAAGCATTCGACGGGCGGCGTCGGTGACAAGACCACGTTCATCGTCAGCCCCATCGTCGCTGCGTGCGGCTGCAAAGCCCCGAAGATGTCGGGACGCGGACTCGGCCATACGGGCGGCACCATCGACAAACTCGAATCCATCCCCGGCTTTCGTACAAATCTCTCGCAGGACGAATTCATTACTGTCGTAAAGGAATGCGGACTTTCCCTTATCGCGCAGACGGGCACCCTCGCGCGCGCAGACAAGCTGCTCTATGCCCTGCGCGACGTGACAGCAACTGTCGACAGCATTCCGCTGATCGCATCCTCCATCATGAGCAAGAAGCTCGCCTCGGGTGCGGACGCCGTCCTCCTCGATGTAAAGGTCGGACGCGGCGCCTTCATGAAAACACTGGAAGAGGCGCGCGAACTTGCAGAGACGATGGTTGCCATCGGAAAGACAGCAAACTTCCCCACCGCCGCCCTCCTCACGAATATGGATGCGCCGCTCGGCAATGCCGTCGGCAACAGCCTCGAGGTTGCAGAGGCGGTCAGCGTCCTGCGCGGCGCGGGGCCTGACGATCTGCGCACGGTCTCGCTCGCACTTGCGGCGGGCATGCTGCAGCTCGCAGGACAGGGTGCATTCGAGGAATGTCATGCACGCGCAGAAAATGCAATCCGCAGCGGCGCAGCGTTCGAGGCGCTCCTGCGCATGACGGCGGCGCAGGGTGGTGATACTGCCGTCCTGCACGATACGGCAAACTTCCCGCAGGCGCGTATGCAGCGCACGATAACGGCAGACGCGGACGGATATCTTACACGTCTGGACGCAGAAGCCGTCGGGCGCACCGCCGTCCTGCTTGGTGCGGGGCGCATGACAAAGGATAGCACGATCAACCATGCGGCAGGCATCATCCTCCACAAGAAATATAGGGACGCCATCACAGCGGGCGCGCCGCTCGCCACCCTCTATGCGGAGAGTGAGGAGCAGATCGCAGCGGGAGCGGAGCGCTTCCGCGCCGCGTTCGAGATCGGCGCAGCTGCCCCTGCCCCGATGAAGCTCATCTACGGCGCTGTCGATGCGGAGGGCTGGCATGAACGATAA
- a CDS encoding response regulator, giving the protein MKILIVDDSRLVRIKLKAELFDRGHTVIEARDGEEALRRIADKKPDAVFLDIILPKLDGCTVLRSLRKTHPKLPVVMLSTAATEENIACANEHHALMFIQKPYSDHEISTALAKMRQAMEEQ; this is encoded by the coding sequence ATGAAGATACTGATTGTTGACGACTCACGCCTCGTGCGCATCAAGCTCAAGGCGGAACTCTTCGACCGCGGGCACACAGTCATTGAGGCGCGCGACGGTGAGGAGGCGCTGCGGCGCATTGCGGACAAGAAGCCCGACGCCGTCTTTCTCGACATCATCCTGCCAAAGCTCGACGGCTGCACTGTGCTGCGCAGTCTGCGCAAGACGCATCCAAAGCTCCCCGTCGTCATGCTCTCGACAGCAGCAACAGAGGAAAACATCGCGTGTGCCAACGAGCACCACGCGCTCATGTTCATCCAAAAGCCCTATTCCGATCACGAGATCAGTACGGCACTCGCCAAGATGCGGCAAGCGATGGAGGAGCAATGA
- a CDS encoding phosphopentomutase — MQKSGIKRVFLIVLDSFGCGAAPDATDFGDAASCSTLRSVTESGLFPAANLTRLGIYNIDGVRTGTPDAAPIGAHARLRELSRGKDTTIGHWEMAGIVRNEPMPTYPDGFPPEVVTELEEAFGRKILCNKPYSGTAVIHDYGQEHEETGALIVYTSADSVLQIAAHEEHVPVEELYDYCRKARTIMQGAHGVGRIIARPFVGTYPNYTRTARRHDFSLDPTGDTILDALSRAQYDVIGVGKISDIFGGRGLTRSLGVNESNADGMKKTTALLDEDFTGLAFVNLVDGDMIYGHRRDVPGYARAMQEFDDWLADFLPSMRADDVLMITADHGCDPGAAGTDHTREYVPLLIYGEKIAPVNLGTYPTFAMIGATIADIFGAELTTKGESFLPRILN; from the coding sequence ATGCAAAAAAGTGGAATCAAACGCGTATTTCTCATCGTGCTCGACAGCTTCGGCTGCGGCGCTGCGCCCGATGCGACGGACTTCGGTGACGCTGCCTCGTGCAGTACGCTGCGCTCCGTCACAGAGAGCGGACTCTTCCCCGCCGCAAACCTCACGCGTCTCGGCATTTACAACATCGACGGTGTGAGAACGGGCACGCCTGACGCAGCACCCATCGGCGCACATGCGCGTCTGCGCGAACTCTCACGTGGAAAGGATACAACCATCGGTCACTGGGAGATGGCGGGCATCGTGCGCAACGAGCCCATGCCGACCTACCCCGACGGCTTCCCGCCCGAGGTTGTTACGGAACTTGAGGAGGCATTCGGGCGCAAGATACTCTGCAACAAGCCCTACTCTGGCACGGCGGTCATCCACGACTACGGACAGGAGCACGAGGAGACGGGTGCGCTCATCGTCTACACCTCCGCCGACAGCGTGCTGCAGATCGCAGCACACGAGGAGCACGTCCCCGTAGAGGAGCTGTACGATTACTGCCGCAAGGCACGTACAATCATGCAGGGCGCACATGGCGTCGGACGCATTATCGCGCGCCCCTTCGTCGGTACGTATCCGAACTACACGCGCACGGCGCGCCGCCACGACTTCTCCCTCGATCCGACGGGCGATACGATACTCGATGCACTCAGCCGCGCGCAGTATGACGTGATCGGGGTCGGCAAGATCTCGGACATCTTCGGCGGACGTGGACTCACGCGTTCGCTCGGCGTCAACGAGTCAAATGCCGACGGCATGAAGAAGACCACAGCGCTTCTTGACGAAGACTTTACGGGGCTCGCGTTCGTCAACCTCGTCGACGGCGACATGATCTACGGACACCGCCGCGACGTGCCCGGCTATGCGCGCGCCATGCAGGAGTTCGACGACTGGCTCGCGGACTTCCTCCCCTCCATGCGTGCAGACGATGTGCTCATGATTACGGCAGATCACGGATGCGACCCGGGTGCTGCGGGCACGGATCACACGCGCGAGTACGTCCCCCTCCTCATCTACGGAGAGAAGATCGCGCCCGTCAACCTCGGCACCTATCCGACCTTTGCCATGATCGGTGCAACGATTGCCGATATATTTGGAGCGGAGCTGACGACAAAGGGCGAGAGCTTCCTGCCGCGCATTCTAAACTAG